The following is a genomic window from Rana temporaria chromosome 7, aRanTem1.1, whole genome shotgun sequence.
GGATATCTTTCTGAGATCTTACCTTTAAGACGTTATTCTTAGTCGCTATAACCTCAGCACGCAGGATTAGCGAATTGCATGCCCTGTCAGTAAGGGAACCTTATTTAGTTTTGCTTGAAGATAGGGTTGTGCTTAGAACAGATCCTAAGTTCTTACCAAAGGTAGCTTCAGTGGTTAATCGTTCACAGGATATTGTGCTACTTACTTTTTGTGCAAACCCTTCAggggaaaaatactttttttcacatGCTAGACGTAAGAAGGACTTTGTTATGTTACCTTGAAATAACAAAGTGCTTCAGACGTGCAGattctttatttgttttatttgggggTAACAAAAAAGGGTACCAAGCATCAAAGGATACTTTGGCTAGATGGCTGAAGTTAGCTATTCGGGAGGCTTACTTACACGCAGACGAGATCCCACCAGAAGGGATCCGGGCTCACTCAACGAGAGCGCTGGCAGTctcatgggcagaaagagctggtgccacTCCGGAGCAAATCTGCAAAGCGGCGACGTGGTCAAGCTTTCGCACGTTTGTGCGCCATTACAGGTTGGACCTCACTTCTGCCAGTGATCAGGCATTCGGCAGGAAGGTCCTACAAGCTGTCATCCCGCCCTAAGGTGGTAAGTCTCTGttatcctctcaaggtgctgtcctgaaagacgctttgggaaaattcaagttagacttaccggtaacttgttttccagaagtcttttagGACAGCAACGACCCGCCCTATTGGTTTTTGATGTGCCATGCTGTGACTAACGTATGTGTTTAtgtgttccagccggggccggaggtttCTCTGTGACAACTGAATGTGCTGGGGAGTGGCCTCCATTTAAAGATTGGAAAAAGGTGTTTCCTAAGGATGAGGGAGGAGTCACTATCTCTCaatgtgctgtcctgaaagacttctggaaaacaaattACCGGTAAGTCCAACTTgaatttttgcatggaaatttggtgttttatattgtaggtctgtaattcttaggaataacttacttaaagcgggggttcaccctattaaaaaaaaaaaaaaattttttttattctagcataaaattcagcatcgtagcgcgagctacagtatgccggtcttacattttttatccccgtactcactgacgattccgactgcccacggggaatgggcgttccaatccagacggaaagtgattgacggccggctctggcgcgccacgcttctccggaaatagccgaaataggcttggctcttcacggcgcctgcgcatagcctgtgcgcaggcgccgtgaagagccgagacctactccggctgtcttcggggagcgtgacgtgccagagtcggccgtcaatcaccctccctcttgctaggaacgcccattccccgcggcagacggaatcgtctaggtacgattaaactgtgagtacggggataaaaaatgtaagaccggcatactgtagctcgcgctacgatgccgaattgtatgctgaaatgttgttcagcagggtgaaccaccgcttttaaatctgtccaaaccagagtctagtagacatctcgggtatgataaagtttgaaatacaaaatcataaattataatataataaatatcaaataatatattttttactaaaatgtattgaataaaaattacCAGTAatcaaaaacactttttttttttttggccaaacatGGGTGCAATATTAGTAGTCATATTGCTTCAGCAAACGTCTCGGGTTTGTAAAATTGTAAAACGTGGTACAGCACAAAGTCCTACGTCACAATCAGGACAATAGAACCTGGTTTATTTTCTACATTTTTCTTCCAGTGTCATCACGCTTAGAAcaacaaaccacacacatccttgtgggtgctgacTTATTTTCCATTGGTGGGATGTGGTCCATAAAGTGCCGACCAGTCAGGCGTTCCGGGTTCACAACGCCAGCAGCACGACGTCCAGATCTGTTTACAGTCGTTGGTGCTTGAGAAATATAAGTTCGGCAACTTTCCAAACAAAGTCCGCATGAACCACAGACTTGTCTGTTACACAATAGCCCTGAttcagcaatggctcaatcaaAGTAAGAACTAAAGCGGTTGCCATTCCATAATTAGTGAATCAATTGTTGAATTTGCTTACTTTCCCGGTGTATAGGACCGAATTTCATATGTAACCGATGCTCAATTCAAATAGCATAAATGATTTTATGCCAAATCGTGCTCTCTTTGACGCCATATGCTGAGTCTTCCTTTGTAGGCCATTGGATTTTTGGCAATACTGATGTCTCTATCTGGTACATAGGTCTGCTGGAAATTTTTTCAGAATAATTTGATATACCTCCCAAAACTTTTTGagttttggagctggatgagaagtctcatcaaattcttcattatttgcaaagtgcaaatatttcattatcaGAGAAAATTTGTATTCTGACATGACCGTGCCAAAAAAAGGAGTGGCTAGTAATTTGTTGGTTGACAAATACCActtctgcaggggtttccccaccccTCCCTGAAGAATTATTAGGCCcagaaacttccagatgtcctcTTTGATTactggttcccactttctgctcCTTAAAAACCTCTGATGCgtagcagcttgttgctcctggtaCCGATTTGTCTCCGTAACAATTTTTTCAATAACCTCATCGGTCAAAAAGAGATGGAGGTATGCCAAGGGGttgtcatcctcaacatccactttgataccaggtgctcctgtaaatggGGGTGCTACGTGCTCTGTACCACAGTCAATCGAGCACCAAGTCTGCACATCactgggcacagtcgcaggatcATCGCTGAAATCGCTTTCTGTGTCTGATGACGAACTTCCCCACGAGTCGCTATCACTTCTGCAAGCGATTCtgtatcgctgtcgctgttttccagcaggtcatatACCGGTTTTCAGGTGGAGGcatgcttttttgatgccatggtcatTCTGCAGTTTCCAGacacaaagtacagtaaaacttcAGGCAAGGGCACTGGGGGGCAAACTAaggtcaatttattttatttagtaatgTATCGGTGTATTTGTTTTATACTTTCTGAATTTGTCGCCCCCCCCTGCGACGCAACGCTCACAGGGAACGGAACCCAGGGCACAGTGCATCGTCCGAAGATTCAGCCGCTGTACACAACGGGAATACATCGCGGGATCCCGGGGACAAAGTAAGTAACCTCTTCCAGGATCCAGCAATGCAGCTCGTGGTTACCGCTAATGGCACTGAAATtctaccccgagccacactctggaATACCGGCAGCAAGGttagtggcatcccagtcttagtctgtagggttcaatattgagttggcccaccctttgcagctataacagcttcaactcttctgggaaggctgtcctcaaggtttagaattgtgtctatgggaatgtttgaccattcttccggaagcgcatttgtgaggtcagtcactgatgttggaagagaagtactggctcacagtctccactctaattcatcccaaaggtgttccattgggttaaggtcaggactctgtgcaggccagtcaagttcctccaccccaaacttctcatccacatcagtgctgacctcacaaatgcgtttatggaagaatggttaaacattccagaAGACACACTtcttaaccttgtggacagcctttccagaagggttgaagctgttatagctgctgttatagctgcaaagggtcggccaactcaatattgaaccctacagacccaTGAGAGGGCAAATgtttcagagctggaggtgtgcctctgtgtaaatccaggaagtgaacaggcagcagcttcagctgcccacagttaaaatggctgcagccagactcagtggagggagatttctgcagcatatttggcaagtacagaatcacaatatatataaaataatatgaaaagtggttggagggaagcttcagaatgacaaagatgtttttattaaaaca
Proteins encoded in this region:
- the GLRX2 gene encoding glutaredoxin 2 isoform X3, with amino-acid sequence MVILQFPDTKYSKTSGKGTGGQTKVNLFYLVMYRCICFILSEFVAPPCDATLTGNGTQGTVHRPKIQPLYTTGIHRGIPGTKMGNYISNATDQQNGNAVKLIEVPRVFVNGTCIGGGTETRKLNQEGKLLQLVQQCNLTATQS